Genomic segment of Vitis riparia cultivar Riparia Gloire de Montpellier isolate 1030 chromosome 19, EGFV_Vit.rip_1.0, whole genome shotgun sequence:
ATCCCTAGCAGAGCCCGAGCAATCCTAGAAGAAATCCTCCCAATCAATAAACCGTTATCCCTCCTACTCCTTGCCTGCCCCATTTGGATTCTAAATCTTGCCTTAGTTCAATAAGTGCCTTTTTAATGGTCAAGAATGGTGATTGCAACTATTTCTTTTATGGAACCTCGCATTCAACCTCCTCGGACATTAACATTGATCTAGTTTAGGCAGCTTTCAGTATTCTGATTCTTAAGAATAACCTGAACCATGAATTGTCTTATGATTCATTAATCAGatatatgcattttttgaaAGAACTGTTCAAGGAACAAGTGATCCCTTCTCTCGCTACCAGTTGATCTCCAGACTTACCCCCCTCGTTCCATCAACTAATCGAAACTGACTATGTCATAGCCTCATTCGTGGACTCCTGCTGCTAATAAAAATCTTTCATTCACTTCGAAACCAAGACTAAGAGATTCTTTATGAAGGGGGAGTGGAGGGGAAGGAAAAGACAAGTTAAGCCTAGAGAGTAGAGTAGTGTGTAGGAACTGAGCATACGCTAGAATCACGCTAAGGGCTGCTTCTATTAGGCAATCATcttctaattcatttttttctacaaaCCTAGGCATTTGACGCTACTTTGAAATGTTAACCTTCTTTGCTTCAAGAAGAGTGTAGAAGAAACAAGTTGGGGTAAAAGTGTAGCAATGTGTGATAATGATGAACAACTCATCCCATGAACGCCAAAACGAAGTAAGTCACTGTATGATGGGAGTGGTGATATAGATAATGATCCAAGGAACCTAGTGTAAAGGAAACCCAAACCTCACTCCCAATATGTCTCCCAGATCCATGGAAAAAAGGATCATACAATGATCTCACCGACTCTCAAAGGAAGAATAAGTCTCTCAAACCCAAAATGACCTCTGATGATCAAGTCGTGATACTGTCAACAAACCATGCAAAACACAAATATTAATGACACGAACATCAAATGagcacaagttttttttttttttttttttttttttttttttttttttgcagaacAATCGACAAAGTAAGCCAACAGCCATACCAACATGATCTAACAAATGTACCTCAAATCCCAAACCCAAATGGTCCCCTCAAACTAAAACTCCTGGATCAAAACCTAAGGGTGGAACGAAGGGTGTGACAAGCCTCACCTGTAGCTTCGGGACTAGAGTGTGTCATCATCACACAAGGGAAGATGGAAGCAAAAAGAATCAAAAGGATAGAAACAAAACTCAAAGACAGACAAAGTGAAGATGCACAATGTAGGAAAGAATAAATCATTAATGAcccaaaaatgaaacaaacaaataatgaCACAATGGACTCACAATACTCACTGATCTAGACAATAAATGCAAAGCGCACAAGAGGAGGCCCCCAACCCAGGTGAGAAACAGGTATGCAAGGCTAAGTGAACGAATAGGTCATAATGAATCGTGTGAGACTCAATGGGCTAACAATGGGATATATCATTGTGTGGGTGTGCAACAAGGAATATGGCTACTCAAAacgatggccacccatcctctGACCATGATCTCATGCGTAAAACTTCTTCAGCTAATCCACATTGACTGGCTCCGAAAACTGATTTTCGTCCAGATCTGTCAACCAGGCAGCTCCCTCTCAAGTTAAATCTCGGATAACATACGGCCCGCTCTAGCTTGGTCTGAACTTGCCTCTAGGGTCATTGATCAATTCCATGAGGACCTTCAAAACTAGGTCACCTTTGTGGAATTTCCTAGGCTTAACCCTCTTCCTGAATGCATAGGTCATTTTCCTCTGATAAGCCTGAAAATGATATGTtgccctcaatctcctctcatctagaaGGCCTTGATCATAACGAAACTAAGCCCACTCGGTCTTGGATATCTGCTGCTCTAATGCTACTCTCAAAGAtctcatctcaatctcaacaggTAGCACTACTTtcataccatacaccaaggagTAAGGCCTAGCTCCGGTAGAGGTATGAAAAGAAGTGCGATAAGCCCATAGCGCAAAAGGGAGCTTTtctgaccaatctcgagaagtctcaaccatcttcctcaaaatttgcttaatattcttattggCGGCTTCAACTGCCCCATTAGTCTACGGCCTATACACAGATGATCTATGATGCTGAATGCCATACTCCTAAACCAATGTATCTACCTCGCCTTTGAATGCGCCCCTCTGGCTGAGATCAGCTCATGAGAGACCCTGTATCGGCATATAATATGCGATCTAATGAACTTGGCTACCTTGGTCGTTGTCAATTTAGCGTAAGAAACgacttccacccacttggtgaagtaatcaatgGCTACTAAGATGTACTCATGCCCACTGGAAGACTTGGGCGAGATCTttccaataatatcaataccccacaCTGAAAATGGCCAAGAGGATGTGAGTGCATGCAACTCCGAAGGTGGCATgtgaatgagatcaccatgcATTTGGCACTCTGGGCACCTCTGAACGAACTGACAACAATATGcctccatggtcaaccaaaaaTAACCTGTCCTCATAATCTTTCGGGCCAACATGTGTCCTCCCATGTGTGGGCCACAAACTcttgcatgaacctctctcatcactcgatctgtaGAGGCACGATTTAGACATAACAATAATAGGCAATCGGGCGATCGTCTGTATAATGActctccacaaatcacaaatctagtggctaaCTGCCTCAAAGCTCTCCTATCCTTGACAGTGGTTGACTCAAGGTAAGCACTACATGACAGAAACTGATAAATATCATGGTACCATGGTAGTTCATCCTGATCCTCGATATCTCCAATCAGATAACAATAAGCTGGTGCGGACCTGGTCTCAATCAGTAATGGTCGCACAGTCACTCCCGTAGGGATCTCAATCACAGAAGCCAAGGTGGCTAGTGCATCAGCAAACTGATTTTCTACCCTGGGCAGATGTATATATCTTAATTCCTCAAACCTATCAACCAACAAATCCAAATAAGCATGATAGGGTTTCAACTTCTCATCCCAAGTCCTCCAAATACCCTGAGTCTGCTGAATAACCAAGTTGGAATCCCCATGGATTTCCAACTGTCTAACTCCAAGATCGAGCTCAGTCTCTAGACTTATAATGCATGCCTCGTACTCAACAACATTATTCGTCAGCCGGTGATGATCAGAGAATGCCAATGAGACTGATTTGGGAATGTCATCATCCTGAGGTGATATCAATAGGATGCCAATACCAAACCTCGACTCATTGGCgacaccatcaaagtacaatCGCCATCCTACAATACTAGTCACTAAGACAAACTTCTCATTAGGGAAATCATTGTCAACCAGTCTGTCATCATATACTAGCAAAGAAGCCAAATGATTTGCAACAATGCTCccttttaatgattttttcatgaCATACTGAATATTAAATTCTATCAGTAGCACTAACCATCTTATGAGCCTACCAGTCAAAACAAACCTATCGAATAGATATCTCAAAGGATCTAATCGTGAGACCAATAATATGGAATACCCGGTCACATAGTGTCTCAGCCTTCTAgtagcccaaaccaatgccaaataaaggcgctcaatcataacatatctggACTCATACTcgagcatcctcttactcagataataaataGCTCACTATTTTCCTGAATCATCGAGCTaagctaacatgcatcccatGACAATGTCCGATCTGACAAGTACAAAAGCAGAGGGCGCCCTGGCGTAGGTGGTACTAAAATTGGAGAAGAAATGAGACACTCCTTAATCTTCTCAAAAATGCGCTGGAAATCATCATCCCAAACTGTAAGTTGGCTCTTCCTCAGAAGACGGAAGATAGGTTCgcatatgtctgtcaatctgcCAAGAAAGCTTATGATTTCTCTCTCAGTCCTCGGAGCaagcatgtcaagtatggctctgATCTTCTCCGGATCAACCTCTATACCTCCCTCACTAACGATATGCCCCAACAATTTCCCAAAAGTTACCCCAAAtatgcacttcttgggattcaatcttAATCTGAActgtctgatcctctcaaagaatctctgtAAGGCTGCTAAGTGATCTACCCTGTCTCGAgacttcactatcatgtcatccacatatacctcAACATctctatgcatcatgtcatggaatagAGTAGTAGTggctctctgataagtggctatTTCATTCTTCAACCTAAATGGCATAATCCGGTAgcagtaagtaccccactcagtgATGAAAGaagtcttctccatatcctctggagccatcaaaatctgattatacccagaaaacccatccatgaatGATAACATCGAATACCCTGCAGTACTATCAACTAACATATCGATGTGTGGGAGGGAAAAATCATCCTTAAGACTGACCTTTTTCAAATCTCGAAAGTCAACACAGACTTTAACTTTGCCGTCCTTTTTAGGAATAGGGACGACAATCAGCCAGCCACTCAGGATATTCGACCACTAATAGGAAACCAACACTaagttgtttctgaatctcTTCCTTAACCTACAAACTCCATCGAGGATGTAATCTCCTCAATTTTTGCTTAACTGGTCTATTATGTGGCAAGATGGCAAGCGATGTTGGACTAAGAGGGATCAAGGCCTAgcatgtcctcatatgaccatgcaaCTACATCTAGGTATGACCTAAGCAGGTCAATCAGTCTGCTCCTCTCATCAGGAGATAAGGAGGTGCCAATCttcaactccctaggctgatcaGGGGTCTTGAAATCTACCAACTCAGTGCTACTAGAAATGGATGTTACTTTCCTTTCCTCcgaatttgaatcaaaatttgattGATCACTCAATGGGCCATGTGGGCCTCtcacatcatcaacatcatGTATATATGCCATGGGTGTCGATGATACAATCAAAGGAAAATACAGTGACACGGGTGAATACTAAAAAACACTCATGTCATTATTATTTCCACCAACCACATCATCAAAGCGGGTGACAAACCCGAACATAGTGTAAAAaaaaagaggtgggtccacagaATCGGATGCTCCCTCAACTGTAATAACATCAGGAGCaacagagtcatcatcatctatCTCAAGCATAAAAGCCCCAAACATATCCAAAGCAGAACGAGGCCTGTGCGGGGCTGCATCCAGAATACAACTAGTGTCAATCATATCCATCTCGTCTGTGCAAGCATCATAAAGAGTCACATCATCAATGTCAATCACAGAAACTCTGAACAAATCGAAATCAGAGTGGGGACCGTGTGGGACTGTATCGAGAATACGACCTACCCCTATCATGTCCATCTCGTCGGTACAAGTATCAGGCAAAGTCACTCCATCAGCATCAATCACAGTATCCATAAGTATATCATAATCAGAAACTGCCTCCGGGAAGCATACGGAGAACATGCTGGCTCGATCGGGCGACGGGGGTGCAACTGTCATAACATCAAGTGTCTCAAGGATCCCGATACCCAAATGCATCTTCCCTAAGGTCCTCTAAAGGTACTGAACCTCAACAGCCTCTGAAATATAAACGATCCCCTCCATGTGGGGTGCATGATCTAAATCTCTAACAAAGTAATCAGTCAACTGAAAGGTGTATGGGCGAAGAGGGTAATCAAATGGAACCCCAAACAAGCCGGCCCTTACTCTGTCTTTGCGCATTCGAGCCATGTAACGTGCATCCTCCTTCGTATGAGTGTAACCTAACCCATAAGGTATGTCATGATCAACTATGAAAGTAAACTCGCGTGGTCCATTCTGGCGGCGACCCAATCCCAAGCCGGGCAGATAAGACATGCCCCTCATCATGTTAAGCACCAAGGTGCTATTGTACTGGTCGAATGACATAGGCACCATATCTCTGTTGTCATCCTCTAAACTGACAACCTGAACCTCATCGAAAGTAAACCCGATCAAATGCAAGTCATCCTCACTGTGAATAATATATAATACTGGCTCGAAAGAAGTGATAACATCCCGGTCAGACTGTATCGTGATAATGCAACCCTCGTGTATGAACTTCACCTtttgatgaagggaagatggtATGGCACTAGCCTTATGAACCCAAGGACGACCaagaagcaggttaaaggatgactGAATCCTCAGAACCTGGAAAAGCACCGAGTATCTGACTGGCCCAATCATAACGTGTGCAGTGATTGTACCCATAACTGTCCTCCGAGTCCCATCATAAGCTCTGATGGTCTGTGTAGAAAGCCTTAAATCAGATGGAGAAAAGCCAAGGGCAATGGCTGTAGCCAAAGGACAAACATTCAGGGCAGAGCTGTTGTCTAGTAGGACTGTCGGCAATCAATGGCCTGAACATGCAACACTGATATGCAAAGAGCGAATGTCACCTGATCCCTCTAGGGGCAAGTCATCGTCGGAAAACACAATGCACGCAGTCCTATCAGCTGTCAGAAAGTGAATCAGCCCCTCTAGGGTGGTAGCAGTATCAACTCTAATCTGGCTAAAAGCTCTAACCAATGCATCTCTATGCGTGCTAAATGAGGCCAATAGGCTCCAAATGGATATGCGAGCCTGCGTAGTGCGCAACTGGAGTAAAATCTTGTCGTCCTCACTTTGAAGCTCTTCTCTAGCAGCTGTACTAGAAAATGACCTATCGATAAGTGGAGGATAAGCTACTCTCTTGCTCTGTGTGACTATCTGAACATCTCTATGAGCAGGCCCATACCTCTCTGGGAACAAAATGAAAAGTGTCAAAGACGGAACATGCTGTAAGTACACTAGTGAAACTGTAGGCTATCGTGGAATCTCATCTAGGGCCAACCTGAATGGCCTGGGGACCTGTTGTCCATGGGTATATCTACTAAAATCTAAGTCCTCGTACAAACTGATCGGCTAAGAAGCCTCTCCATCCCATCCCATCATAAATACATCACCCTTTATGTGCTCAATCAAATGGATTCCCCCTGGGGGTGGAGGTacatgattcatgcctaattggtgtctcaactgattcgtgtccagctggtgctccttgattgagggattaatcaaaaaaatttataacctattacaccatatactagggtagcaaagacaaagctactatagcatagtggctctaggatcgttcactgggatgggttttcacttcacaaatgatattaattcaaagctgaattggtgccttttcatttcaaggttagctttaaaagaaaacataaagatgtttgaatgaaaaaggaaggtttggttttaaactaaccaaaaatagtaactgattttacttagaaaagtgtttcttggagtttcagatcactaggctcagattcctcatacaaaaagggagagttctagtcacttgtttcttttcctcgcattagagaattaacatatagttccttctccaaccggtgttgtacagatgcttcccattaatgggttcaaacactaaatccctctcactaatgcaccttgcaatggctcatacctctcacctagcacttgccattcaaagtgatctttaaccttggattatccgtcaaaagctcgcaagagataactaatggatgtctccttggagtctaaaagcttaccaagtgttggctattctagaaaatcctaccttcaagtcacctcccagaggctcgcaaggggtaaactagtgaatctccatggacggagatcacttgccttaccaagtgttggcccaggtgatttaaagacgttttaagttaactaaaaagataaaaaccattaatgggtcactctttctcttcattaaaaactaaaacaacaaaacttccaatttatgcatgtggaaacttacccggttaccttagctccaagagacgaagagcctagcctctcatcctctgagaaacatctcagagaatgtttggctagcaagaaaatgaaaatgaaagagaaaacaaaaatatatatgaaaagtagagcaagtgctctgtattttacttccttgcaaatttgtacaaaggatttTTTGGAACCTCCGTCCTCAAGAACAAGCTCTcaagagatatatataaagaaaattacaaaacaaaatatctgaggttattcaccccttttccaaacttaataactaaggaatcctatgataggtgggttacaaggagaaaatggggatttagacatcaaaaatatgaagaaaaatatctccaagtgtcggtcgcaaatatcgggaagcactaaggaccatttcgcaggtgaaaacgtggtctgcgagatttcgcagacgcacaaaaagggctatgaaatcacttcgcagcaaaaggctgattccacagcgctgcgaagttggctttcaacTTGTGGTGTTTGgattccatcgcgtcgtgaagcttcaggggaaatccatagcactgtgcaaaaaggctgcgaaatcatttcgcaacaaaagggtgatttcgcagcacttttctaaatccttccttcagcttggagcgaTTGGCTTCTAATGGctataactccttcatttcaactccgaattgcacaccgtttgaagcattggatttttgacttcctaagctttaaaatgacatatagcatgcataaattggacttcgggaagtgctccaaaagtagctgacatgactgtcatcaaga
This window contains:
- the LOC117908257 gene encoding uncharacterized protein LOC117908257, with the protein product MLEYESRYVMIERLYLALVWATRRLRHYVTGYSILLVSRLDPLRYLFDRFVLTGRLIRWLVLLIEFNIQYVMKKSLKGSIVANHLASLLVYDDRLVDNDFPNEKFVLVTSIVGWRLYFDGVANESRFGIGILLISPQDDDIPKSVSLAFSDHHRLTNNVVEYEACIISLETELDLGVRQLEIHGDSNLVIQQTQGIWRTWDEKLKPYHAYLDLLVDRFEELRYIHLPRVENQFADALATLASVIEIPTGVTVRPLLIETRSAPAYCYLIGDIEDQDELPWYHDIYQFLSCSAYLESTTVKDRRALRQLATRFVICGESLYRRSPDCLLLLCLNRASTDRVMREVHARVCGPHMGGHMLARKIMRTGYFWLTMEAYCCQFVQRCPECQMHGDLIHMPPSELHALTSSWPFSVWGIDIIGKISPKSSSGHEYILVAIDYFTKWVEVVSYAKLTTTKVAKFIRSHIICRYRVSHELISARGAHSKAR